The following coding sequences lie in one Syngnathoides biaculeatus isolate LvHL_M chromosome 16, ASM1980259v1, whole genome shotgun sequence genomic window:
- the LOC133514692 gene encoding LOW QUALITY PROTEIN: adhesion G protein-coupled receptor E2-like (The sequence of the model RefSeq protein was modified relative to this genomic sequence to represent the inferred CDS: substituted 1 base at 1 genomic stop codon) has translation MICCALTLLLGSLFSIGHCVFPPGSCDSYVNITEPSRNIAFTSSSFSGYPRDDGHLSSQWSRFTGIGGDRLMENCHAGPRGGFQNPIRFMYTYPNRKSITASSGNAYVYAGGCDTHSITMEVVLCPGEFYIHKPTNHPVSSSGFVTYHSVCRNDSCGPLAQCNSDGGCTCLTGXELLPSHLPATDSYGCTDIDECTANPGVCGSNSDCNNTIGAYTCTCLVGFMAANPKQPPGGTNECKDIDECLENVCGDHGTCVNVAGSFECQCNDGHHNVKDASPICQDIDECSNSTICGPHSECTNTPGLYTCVCQVGFSPTEQKKPPSAKNNCLDIDECNENATVCGPHSNCTNTVGSYVCTCFHGYRLNNPKEIASNANPCTDVDECKEVPDICGAQTVCTNANGTFYCSCPDGFYPSTGILWIVGVSFCKSLQDILNEINPPVGQTKERVFLDNMDQQLLNNTDIILPVPTVANSFAASMEVSGVGPRAKKIKLSNDGDGETGSKILAISDHLVSAMVSPAQNETKTTLNSSSVALTLETIGPGSDDESGSHLLVNGNVMDISLQSLAKNNNGSAAVAFMTLRGMESLLSHHYFQSENSREMYSDVLTAVLPSANKTNLTEPVNFTIQHKRILPESGLATCVYWDDKTEEIKNMSATERMRWSVDGCQVAYSNENFTVCSCTHLSTFALILQSGQPPLEDSFLEWLNRMCVIVGLFFFALAILTFLLCSWNPKINNTARLHLCISLSLSHLLLLWNDKYVEHELACTVIAGLLHFLVIASFVWMLLEALQLHLLVRKLSRVEVIQRDGLPRLFLYVMGYGVPFVIVGVSALVYSDGYGATNSEDCWLSQKRNFNWAVSGPVITVLALNIFLFIATLWSLRPTLADMRSDVSQSRDTRLIVFKIVAQFVILGCTWIIGLYQSNLFFHVLFLLLNSQQGTFLYIVHCVLNKEVREEYRKWLTCSFKKKQDDGSMKDAQSVSEELDKVEEERHNVEK, from the exons ATGATCTGCTGCGCCTTAACACTCCTCCTGG GATCATTGTTCTCCATTGGGCATTGTGTTTTTCCTCCCG GTTCTTGCGATAGCTACGTCAACATCACCGAACCATCTCGCAACATAGCCTTTACTTCGTCTTCTTTCTCTGGATACCCACGCGACGACGGCCACCTTTCAAGTCAGTGGTCACGCTTCACTGGCATCGGTGGAGACAGACTCATGGAAAACTGCCACGCAGGACCTCGCGGCGGTTTCCAAAACCCCATCCGTTTTATGTATACGTATCCAAATAGGAAATCTATAACGGCATCATCTGGGAATGCGTATGTGTATGCTGGAGGGTGTGATACGCATAGCATCACGATGGAAGTGGTGCTCTGTCCGGGAgaattttacatacacaaacCAACAAATCATCCTGTGTCCAGTTCTGGCTTCGTAACCT ACCATTCCGTGTGTAGAAATGACTCTTGCGGACCACTTGCTCAGTGTAACAGTGATGGAGGGTGCACTTGTTTGACCGGGTAAGAGTTACTCCCAAGTCATCTGCCCGCAACGGACTCATATGGCTGTACTG ATATAGACGAGTGTACAGCAAATCCAGGTGTTTGTGGAAGTAATTCTGATTGTAACAACACAATTGGAGCGTACACTTGTACCTGTCTGGTGGGTTTCATGGCAGCCAATCCAAAACAGCCACCCGGAGGGACCAATGAATGCAAag ATATCGACGAGTGTCTTGAAAACGTGTGTGGTGACCATGGGACATGTGTGAACGTGGCGGGAAGTTTTGAATGTCAATGCAACGATGGGCACCACAATGTAAAAGATGCCAGTCCCATTTGCCAag ATATCGACGAATGCTCGAATTCTACCATCTGCGGTCCCCACTCTGAATGCACCAACACACCCGGCCTTTACACGTGTGTATGCCAAGTGGGCTTCTCTCCAACTGAACAAAAGAAGCCACCCAGCGCCAAAAACAACTGTCTTG ATATTGACGAGTGTAACGAAAATGCCACAGTCTGTGGTCCTCATTCCAACTGCACAAACACAGTGGGCTCGTATGTTTGCACCTGCTTCCATGGTTACCGTCTGAATAACCCAAAAGAGATAGCCAGTAATGCCAACCCTTGTacag ATGTGGATGAGTGCAAAGAGGTGCCTGACATATGTGGTGCTCAAACTGTGTGTACGAATGCAAACGGAACATTCTATTGTTCCTGTCCAGACGGCTTTTACCCCTCAACTGGGATTTTATGGATTGTTGGGGTTTCTTTTTGTAAAA GTCTCCAGGATATTCTCAATGAGATAAACCCACCAGTG GGCCAGACAAAAGAGAGAGTGTTTCTTGACAACATGGACCAACAACTTTTAAACAACACAGATATCATTTTACCGGTGCCT ACAGTGGCCAACAGCTTTGCAGCATCCATG GAGGTCTCAGGTGTTGGACCGCGAGCCAAGAAAATCAAGCTGAGCAATGATGGAGATGGAGAGACTGGAAGTAAGATCTTGGCCATCTCAGACCACCTCGTGAGTGCCATGGTGTCGCCAGCTCAGAATGAAACCAAGACTACCTTGAATAGCTCATCAGTGG CCTTAACTCTGGAGACGATTGGGCCTGGGAGTGATGACGAGAGTGGCTCCCATCTCTTAGTGAATGGAAACGTCATGGACATCAGCCTACAAAGTCtggcaaaaaacaacaatg GTTCCGCTGCAGTGGCCTTTATGACGCTAAGGGGCATGGAGAGTCTTCTCAGTCATCATTATTTCCAAAGCGAGAACAGCAGGGAAATGTACTCTGACGTTCTCACGGCAGTTTTACCCTCTGCGAACAAGACTAACCTCACCGAGCCGGTCAACTTCACCATTCAACACAAGAGG ATATTACCTGAATCTGGTTTGGCGACTTGTGTGTACTGGGATGACAAAACAGAAGAGATCAAAAACATGAGCGCCACTGAGAGAATGAGATGGTCAGTGGACGGATGCCAAGTTGCGTactcaaatgaaaatttcacagtGTGTAGCTGCACTCATCTTTCCACATTTGCCCTCATCTTGCAGAGTGGCCAG CCGCCACTTGAGGATTCTTTTTTAGAGTGGCTGAACCGGATGTGTGTCATAGTTGGACTCTTCTTCTTTGCTTTGGCCATCCTCACCTTTCTGCTGTGTAGCTGGAACCCCAAAATCAACAACACGGCTCGTCTTCATCTGTGTATCAGCCTCTCGTTGTCCCATCTCCTGCTCTTGTGGAATGACAAATATGTTGAACATGAG CTGGCTTGCACCGTCATAGCTGGTCTCCTCCACTTCTTAGTAATCGCCAGCTTTGTGTGGATGCTGCTGGAGGCCTTGCAGCTTCACCTGCTAGTCCGCAAGCTCTCCAGGGTGGAGGTGATCCAGAGAGATGGACTTCCTAGGCTCTTCCTTTACGTGATGGGCTACGGTGTTCCATTCGTGATTGTGGGTGTTTCTGCGCTCGTGTACTCTGATGGATACGGAGCCACAAATTCAGAGGA CTGTTGGCTGTCGCAAAAGCGCAACTTCAACTGGGCTGTATCAGGACCAGTCATTACTGTCCTCGCA CTTAACATCTTCTTGTTCATTGCTACTTTATGGAGTCTGAGACCTACATTGGCCGATATGAGAAGTGATGTCTCGCAGTCCCGAGACACAAG gttgattgtttttaaaattgtggcCCAGTTTGTCATACTGGGCTGTACATGGATTATTGGCCTATACCAGAGCAACCTTTTCTTCCATGTCCTCTTTCTACTTCTCAACTCCCAGCAGGGAACCTTCCTCTATATTGTCCACTGTGTGCTCAACAAAGAG GTTAGGGAGGAGTACAGGAAATGGTTGACCTGTTCattcaaaaagaaacaagacGATGGTTCTATG AAAGATGCTCAGTCAGTGTCTGAGGAGTTAGACAAGGTTGAAGAGGAAAGAcacaatgttgaaaaataa